CGGATAGCGATCCTGACCGCCTCGGACGGGTATGGCGCCGGCGGGCGGGAGGACATCAAGGAGCTCGCTCCGCAGATGGGGATCACCCTGGTGGCCGACGAGGTGTACGGCCCCAAGGACACCGACATGACGGCTCAGCTCACGAAGATCAAGGGGACCGACGCACAGGCGATCGTATGCTGGGGGACCAATCCCGGGCCGGCGGTCATCGCGCGGAACCGTGTGCAGCTCGGCATCAAGACGCCTCTCTACATGAGCTCCGGCGTCGCCTCGAAGAAGTTCATCGAGCTGGCGGGGGCCGAGAACGCGGAGGGGATCCTGCTCCCGGCGGCGCGGCTCATCGTCGAGCCGCAGGTGCCGGCGAGCCACCCGCAGAAGAAGGTCATCTCGAGCTACATCAAGGAGTACGAGTCGAAGTTCAAGCAGCCGGTCTCCACCTTCGGCGGACACGCGTACGATGCGATGCGCGTCCTCGAGATCGCGATCACGCAGGCGAAGTCCGTGGAGCCGGCGGCGATCCGCGACGCCCTGGAGAAGGTGAAGGGGTACCAGGGGACGGCGGGAGAGTTCAACTTCTCGCCCGAAGACCACGCGGGGCTCACGGAAGAGGGCTTCGTGATGGTGAAGATCGTCAAGGGCGACTGGGAGATGCAGAAATAGGGATCACCTTTCGAAACCAAGGAGGAAGACATGCATAGCAAAGCGATCGCGTGCCTGATCGCCCTTGCCGTACTTGCCGGCGCGGCGGCCACGGGGGCCGCGGCGGAACCGATCCGGATCGGGGCGATCTTCTCGGTGACGGGCCCGGCGTCCTTCCTGGGCGAGCCGGAACGCAACACCGTGAAGATGCTCGAGGAATCCATCAACAAGGGCGGCGGCGTCCTCGGGCGCCCAGTTGAAATCGTCGTCTACGACGACGAGACCGACGCGACG
This window of the Thermodesulfobacteriota bacterium genome carries:
- a CDS encoding ABC transporter substrate-binding protein, whose product is RIAILTASDGYGAGGREDIKELAPQMGITLVADEVYGPKDTDMTAQLTKIKGTDAQAIVCWGTNPGPAVIARNRVQLGIKTPLYMSSGVASKKFIELAGAENAEGILLPAARLIVEPQVPASHPQKKVISSYIKEYESKFKQPVSTFGGHAYDAMRVLEIAITQAKSVEPAAIRDALEKVKGYQGTAGEFNFSPEDHAGLTEEGFVMVKIVKGDWEMQK